The Prevotella herbatica genome contains the following window.
ATAATGAATCTTCAGAGAATCTTTGGGAGAGTTGTTATAAAGCTATTGCGTCTGCCAATCAGTCATTGAAGTCAATAGAAGAAGTTGGTGGACCGACAACAACAAAACTTAAAGAGACCAAGGCTGAAGCTCTACTTTGTCGTGCATATTCTCACTTTATATTGACAAATGAGTTTTGTATGAATTACAATTCTAAGACAAGTATAAATGATCTTGGCATTCCTTATATTACAGAATCTGAGACAACGCTGAATCCAAAATATGAACGTGGAACTGTTGCTCACGACTATGAAATGATAGATAAGGATATACAGGAAGCATTACCGCTTGTTGGCGATACACATTATACAGTGCCAAAGTATCATTTCAACAGTCAAGCTGCTTATGCATTTGCTGCACGTTTTTATTTGTTTTATGAAAAATGGGATAAGGCTGCCGAATATGCATCTGTATGTCTTGGCGCTTCACCCAAGACTATGTTGCAGAATTGGGATAAAATGCAATCTTATGGCGTAACAAACAGTTTGACTCCACGTTGTAATGTATATATTGATGCAAGTTCTAATTCAAACTTTTTGTTGCTAACGTCTATTTCTGCAGCAGGATTGTTTGGAGGTAACTATTCATATCTGTCAAAATATTCTCATAACACATATCTAGCTTCGACAGAGGATTTGCTTGCAAATAATATATATGGCGATAGTCACGATATGCGTTGTGCTCCTATGACTTTCACAGGAAGTGGAATTAACCGCGTTATTGTGGCTAAGTTGCCTTATATGTTTGAAGAAACAGATCCTGTAGCAAAAACAGGTTACTACCGTACGGTATATCCAGCATTTAAGGCAGATCTTACTTTGTTGGAACGTGCAGAGGCTTATATCATGTTGAAAGAATATACAAAAGCTTGTGATGACCTTAATACATGGATGCACAATTATACAAACTCCAATGTTGTGCTTACCCCTCAGAATATTGAGACATATTACAAGGCTCTTAACTATGCTACATGGAATGCACCTACAATAAAGAAACATCTATATCCTGCTTTTGCAATTGATGCAGAAGGTAGTATTCAGGAATGCATGTTGCAATGTGCCTTGAGTTTCAAGCGAATCGAGACAAGTTATGAAGGTTTTAGATGGTTTGATATTAAACGCTATGGAATAAATATCGTTAGAAGGACAATCAATGCTGCAGGAAAGCCAGAAGCGATTACTGATTCTTTGACAACAAATGATTTACGTCGTGCTATCCAAATACCTTTCAAGGTTAGAGAAGCAGGACTTCAAGCAAATCCTAGGTAAAATTTAATAAGCAACAAAATGAAAAAGAATATATTTTATTCATTATTACTAGCATGTGTCGCCATGTCATTCTCTGCATGTTCAGAGGATAACCTGAGCTCGGAGAGTGTCATCACATCGGATAGTGGTAATAATTCAACAAAGACGAACTTTGATGAATGGTTGACAGTAAATTATGTGCAGCCATATAATATAGAATTCAAGTATCGTTACGAGTATAATGAGACCGATAAGACTTTTTATACAGTTCCTGCTGACTATAATCAGTCTGTGGAATTGGCTCATATCGTTAAATACACTTGTGTTGAGGCTTACAACGAGGTCGGGGGTGTTGAATTCACTCGTCGTTATTTTCCGAAGATGTTTTTCCTTATTGGAGAATTTGAGTATAAAAACAACGGAACAATGATTTTAGGTACTGCTGAAAGTGGAAAGAAAATCTTACTTACCGGAGTAAATAATCTTGATCAATATAAGAACAATCTTAATTATCTTAATGAATTGTATCTTAAGACAATCCATCATGAGTTTACTCATATTCTTAATCAGACAAAGGATTATTCATCAGCCTTTCAGCTTGTTACATCTACTGGCTATGTAGCCGATAGTTGGAGTGTTCCAGAATATTCCTCAGGTTATTTACAGAGAGGTTTTATAAGTGCTTATTCTCAGCATTCACATGGTGAGGATTTTGCAGAGATGCTTTCTATGTATATAACCAACACACCTGAGCAATGGGAGGCTTGGATGGAAGAAGCTGCCGGAACTCCTGATGATCCAAAGAATGGACGTGAGCTTATTGAGGCAAAACTTAATATGGTAAGGTCTTACATGAAGAATTCTTGGAATATTGATATTGATAAGTTAAGGACTTCTGTATTGCGCCGTGAATATGACGTTGTTGCTGATAAGATAAACTTAAGTGATTTAACAATAAAATAACGAAAGCATACAATTATGAAAAATAATATATTTAAATTATTACTATTGCTCCTTCCTTTGCTTGTCTTTCAGTCTTGTATGAAAGATCAGGAAGATCTTTTTGACGAGCCTTCGTCATTGCGTATGCAGAATGCTCTAGATAAAACAAGAAAGGTGCTTGAAGGATCAAAAAAGGGTTGGCTAATAGATTATTATGTAGGTGACAATCAACAATATGGAGGTTATGCTTTTACGGTGAAGTTTGATTCACTTACATGTACTGCGGCCTCTGAGCTGTCTGCTGATAGTGCAACTTCATATTATAAACTCACTACTGACGATGGACCTGTATTGACTTTTGATACCTACAACACGGTGTTGCATGCTCTTGCTACACCTAGTGCCGATAATTATGAAGGTTTTCATGCCGATTATGAATTCATAATACTTAGTGCTGATGCTAACGAAGTTGTGTTGAAAGGAAAGAAGACGGGTTCAATAATGAAGATGTATCCTTTAACAGAAACGCCATCAGCTTATCTTAGCAATGTTAAATCTACTATTGATAATTTCGTTATTAATGGGGCTTCTGGTTCTGTAGATAAAACTAGTCTTGACATATCAGTTGATATTGATAATAGGCAGATAGAGTACTATATTAAAAATGATTCTACCGTTTTGGGTTCAACAGCTTTTACAATGACAGATAAAGGGGTGCGCTTGTATGACCCAATAATAGTTGATGGAAAGAAATTGCAAAATTTTATATTTGATGCAGATAAGACAACTTTAACTTGTACTGATGCTTCTAACGTGACTTTGAAAGGAACTTTGCCAGCTGGTTATTTTAAATATTCTGATTATGCAGGTGATTATTCGTTTACATATAGTGCACCCGTTTCAGGAAAGCTGACTAAACTAACAATGGATGTCAAGCTGACTCCGTCAGGTGATGGCACAACGTATAAATTAGATGGTTTAAACTCTAATTTTAGTCCTATACTTAAGTATAATAAGTCAAAAGGTATATTAGAACTGAATAGTCAGGTTATTGGTGAATATCAAGGTTATAATATCTGGCTTTGTGCATGGGGAATAGCCGCTGGTGGAAATCTAACATGGAATACGGGCGCAGGTATGGTGTTGAAGTATAATTCAAGTTTAGGTGCCCCAGGAAAACTTGGTTTTAAATGGGCTTCAAATGGATATTCTGGATTAACTTCTGATTCATTTATTATGTGGCTTATAGACTCTAATGGTAAAAGTGCAGGAGGCTTTGTAAATCCAGCTTGGGCAGTGAATGGCTCTAATCGTTTCTATTATTTGGACTCATTAATTAAAAAGTAAATTAGTATGAAGAAGATTATAAATTTATTTATTGTATTATTGGGTATACTAGTATTTGCCGCTTGTAGCGATAATATTGATAATCCTTATGCAAGAGAATCCACAATTAGTGTTGTGAAAAGTAATCTTGTATTTCCAGCTCGTGCTTCTAATGGGGTAGTAGAGTTCCGTTCTCAAGGCACAGTAAGCGCATCTTCAAACGCTACATGGTGCAAGATCAGTGTCGTAGGAGATACAGTAAAGGTTGATGTTGAACAGAATAATAATAATGAAGGTCGTTCAACGGTCGTTACATTACATAATGGAACTGATTCCGTAAATGTTCCTTTGGTACAAGGAGGTCTTGTTTTCCAACTGTCGGTTTCATCTGTTAATAATAGCTCTGATTTAGCAACCTCGTTTACTTATGCAATGTCTGCCAATCTTGACTTCAATGTTTTATCAGCTCCTGATTGGATAACGGTTTCAAATACAGAAGATAGTTTGAAAATTAGTATGACTGCTAATACAACTGGGCATTTGCGTTCTGGTTATATTAAATATAACGTAGGTAGTTATAAAGATTCAATAAAGGTTGCCCAATGTGACTTTGATACAGACTTAGCTGGTGATTATTATCTTGTCTCAGAAGATGGTGCCGGCAAATTACAGGCTTTCAATGCAGTAGTTTCGAGAGATACGATATCCTTACCTGATTTAGATTTAAAGATACCCGTAGCTTTTGATGGTACAAGCATTGCTATTTCAACTAAATGCGGACAATATGTAGGAACATTTAATATTGCGGGTACAATATATTATGTTTATACTGTTTTTGCCGATGCAACTGTTGATTATTGGACAGGATATAATATCGGTGGGGCAGCCTATACTGCAGCTTTTGATTATGATATTAATGATGGTACATATGCAGAATTTAGTGGAACGTTTGGTACCAATGAAATCGGCACATTATTGTTCGCTGGCTGCACCTCAAAACAGCTTAATGCAAATTCTTTAAAGAAGATTTTGTTAGAGCAACATTCTCCGTATTTATTAAAAAAAACTGATTCTAAAGCCAAAATCGCCAGTTTAGAAAAGCAAAATCAATTAAAATTTGTATTGCGTTAGGTTATCAACTAAATATTTTATATTAAAGGTGTGCTTTTTGTAAAGCACACCTTTTATGTTTTAAGCATATTAGGTTCTTTCCCTTCACTTTTTTTTGCTATATAGCTAATTAAGCGAAAATTGAAGAGTGGGGGAACTTATTTGAATGCTTAAACAATACAGCTAAAAGTATCCATATAACTAATTGCTATCTTAATTCTTTGATGGATTCTATTTTTATTCTATTTTTCAATATATTAAATATTTGATGGACTGTCAATTTTATATTGAATATTGTCTTTTAATTGACATTGTGTTGTAAAATATTTAATAAATATGCGTAAATGTAATCGAAATACGGCTTTTTTGCTTCAAAACGAAATTTTTAGCATTAAATATTTGGAGGTTGGTTATACATTCATTAACTTTGTGCACGATAACATTAATAAAATTAATTAAGCGAGAAAAGAAACAGCTTTTATCGAGTTTAAGTAGAGATTTTGTAATTTTTGAGCTTTAAAGAGAGAGACTTTATGGAAAAGAGACTTTTAGTGTTTCTAGCCTGCTTGTTCCTAAATTTAGGAATAGCACTGGCGCAGATTAGAGTGTCTGGTACTGTAACATCAAGTGATGACGGTGAGCCAATCACTGGTGCTTCAATTCTTGTACAGGGTACTAAAACTGGTACAGTAACAGACGTGGATGGTAATTTCCAATTAACAGCACCTGAGGGGAGCGTGTTAAGAGTAAGTTATCTTGGAATGAAGACAAAAGATGTTAAGGCTGCTACAAACCTTAAAATCGTTCTTCAGTCAGACAACAGAACACTTGATGATGTCGTAGTTACGGCACTCGGTGTATCACGTGAGAAGAAAGCTCTGGGATATGCTGTTAGTGAAGTTCAGGGTTCTGATTTGATTAAATCACGTGGTGGCGTTAGCAATCCTGTTAATGCATTACAAGGTAAAGTTGCGGGTTTGCAGATTTCTTCAAGTTCTGGTTCTATGGGTGGTTCTTCAAAGATTATCATTCGTGGCGCTAGTTCTCTTTCAGGAAATAACCAACCTTTGTTTGTTGTAGATGGTGTGCCTATTGAAGGTACAGACTATAACGCAACAGAAGTAGGCTCTTCTGATGTTAATTCAACAGCACGTGGTGCTGGTGGTTACGACTATGGTAACCTTGTACAGGATATAAACCCTGATGATATTGAAAACATATCAGTGTTGAAAGGTGCAGCTGCATCTGCTCTGTATGGTTCTCGTGCATCAAATGGTGTAATAATGATCACCACAAAACGTGGACAGAAAGATCAGGGACTTGGTGTTGAATATAGTTCAACGGTTGGTTTCGAAACTGTAACAAAGTTACCAAAACTTCAGAGTCAGTATGGTGGTGGCTATGGATATGCTGGTAGTTATAAGGCTAGCGGTAGCGAAGCTGATGACTTCAAGACAACAACTGTAAATGGAACTACATATACTATACCTGATTATGGTATGGATGAAAGTTGGGGCCCTAAGCTTGACGGACGTCAGGTTGTTTCTTGGGCTGATTTGCAGAAATGGGAAGCTGGTGGTAAGGTAGGTAATCCTACAACATCTCCATGGAGTCCTGCTACTTCGGATTATCGTGACTTCTTTAAAACAGGAGTTTCGTATACAAATAACGTAGCTATATCAAAAGCTTATGATAACAGTGCATTCCGTATTTCATATACAAATACAGCTATGACAGGTTACCTTCCAAACAGTTCACAATATAAAAATACTGTAAGTGTTAATGGTAACATCATGAGCAAGGATAAGAAGTTGAATGTGTTCACAAGTGTAAACTTCTTCAATAGCCGCACAAAAGGCCGTCAAGATACTGGTTATGGCGACAATAATATCATGGTGAAGTTTACTCAGTGGGGACAGCGTCAGCTCAATATGGATGAACTTAAAGCTTTGTACCTCAAAGATGATGGAACACAAGGCTCTTGGAATAGAGGTGGCTTTGATGACCCTACAATCCAATATCATAATAATGTTTATTGGAGCCGTTATATGAACTATGAAAACGATTCACGTAATCGTATTTATGGTAATGTAGGTGTAAGCTATCAAATTCTTCCACAGTTGAAGGCACAGTATAAGGCAAATCTTGATTTCTATGCAGACAAGCAATATGAACGCAATGCGGTTTATTCTCAGGAGCTTTCTGCATACAAGGAAAGTTCACGTCAGCAATACGAATTAAACCACGAGTTCTTGTTGATGTACAATCAGGCATTTGGTGATTACTCTGTTACAGCTAATGTCGGTGCAAATATTATGCAGCGTCATTATGAACTTATTTATGGTGAGACTAAGGGTGGACTCGCAATTCCTCTCTATTATAATCTTGCTAACTCAATTACAACTCCTCAAGCGTATAACTACAAATTAGAAAAAGGAATTAATTCTTTATTTGGTGATGTTACTATAGGTTGGAAGAATATGTTGTATTTGGAGGCAACACTACGTGGAGATAAGTCTTCTACATTGCCAAAGAGTAATAATACTTATGTGTATCCTTCTGTTACAGCCAGTTGGTTGTTCTCTGAACTCTTGAAAGATAAAGCGCCATGGTTGTCTTATGGTAAATTGCGTGCAGGTTATGCTCGTGTAGGTAATGATACAGATCCATATCAGGTGATGCAGACTTATACACAATATACTAATATTGATAGTTCTACTCCTGGATACCGTCTTTCAAATACATTGTCAAACTCAAACCTGAAGCCTGAGTCTACAAAGTCTTGGGAATTTGGACTTGAGACATCATTCCTTAATAACCGTTTAGGATTTGACTTGACATATTATACCACTAAAACAAGTAATGAAATATTACCATTGTCTGTTTCTGGTTCAACAGGTTACATCTATAAAATGATTAACTCTGGAACAATCGAGAATAAAGGTGTAGAATTTGCTTTTCATGCAACTCCTGTAAAAACTCGCAATTTTGAATGGACAACTAATATAACATTGGCTTCAAACAAAAATACAGTTAAGTCGCTTGCAGAAGGTGTAGACTATTATCGTATTGCTAATGCTCCTTTCAAGGTAGAGATTGGTGCTGTTGTTGGTAAACCTTATGGTGTAATCATGGGTACTAACTATGTATATGATAAAAATGGTAACAAGTGTGTAGATTCTAACGGATTATACATGTCAACAAGCGGCAATGAGGATATAGGTCATATCTATCCTGATTTCACAGGTGGTTGGTCTAACTCATTTAAGTGGGGTAATTTTGACGCAAGCTTCCAGTTTGACTTTTCAAAGGGTGGTCATTTCTTCTCAACAACTCAGATGTGGGGATACTACTGTGGTATGTTTGCAGAAACAGCCGCAAACGGTGTACGTGAAAAAGGTATAATCTCTGATGGTGTTGTTTATGGAACAGGTGAAAAGAATACAGTAAGAGTAAGTGCCCGCGATTATTATGAAAACTATTATAATGGTCCTGCTGCACAAAATATTTTGAGATCTGATTATATCAAACTTCGTGAGGTAACAGTAGGTTATACATTTAAACTAAATCCAGTTTGGTTTATAAAGTCTCTTCGCCTTTCAGCTTACGGACGTAATCTTGGCGTATGGGGACCTGACTGTAAGAACTTTGATCCAGAAATGATTGTTACAAGTTCTGGTAATATACAGGGTATCGAAGGCGGTGCTACTCCTATGGTTGCCAATTATGGTCTTACTGTAAATCTCAAATTCTAAAATAAGGGAGGATATACAATATGAATAATTTTCTAAAATATATATTTTTAGGTTCATTGTGCCTTACCGCTGTATCATGCAGTGATTTGGATCAAATGAATGTAAGTCCAAATAGTACATCTGATGTTCCGTCAAATATGTTGATGGAAGGTGCCGAGAAATGGGCAATGGATAATATCTATGATGTTTGGTTCAGTGGTCGTCAGTGTCTTCCATATTCACAGCAGTGGTCACAGCGTAATTATACAGAAGAGGATAGATATCAGGTTCGTGAGTCAACTAATAATAGCTATTTCAACTACCTTTATATGGGTATGGCTAATTTTGATAAGGTTGTCAAATTGAATTCTGATGATGCAACAAAGGTTAAGAATGCAACTTTTGGTGCAAATGAAAATCAGATTGCTGCAGCTATGATTATGAAAGTTTGGCTGATGGATGTAATTACTGATACATGGGGAAATGTTCCATATTCTGATATTTCAAAATTAGAAAGTGATAACATCATGTATTGTAAGTATGATGACCAGAAAGATATCTATGCTGGTATGATAAAAGATCTTACAACAGCTGTTAATATGATCGATGCTTCACAGAGTGCATTTACTTCTGGCGATATAATATTTGGCGGTGACGCAAGCAAGTGGAAGAAGTTTGGTAATTCTTTGAAGTGCCGCCTTGCAATCCATCTTTCTAAAGTTGATCCTAATTGGAAGTCTTATATTGCTGATGCTTTGAAGAGTGGAGTAATGGAAAGTAATGATGACGCAGCTAAGTTTACTTATGTTGCTTCTGGTTCTGATTATTGCCAGTTCTATAAAGGTTTCTTTACTGATGGTCGTAATGACTTTACGATAGCACGTCCTTTGGTTGATATAATGAAAGGTCAGCGTGATTCTTTGAACAATAAGCAACATCCTTGGGAGGGAACTTTAGATCCACGTCTAAGTGTTTACACTACTCCAAATGCTGATGGAGTATATCAGGGTATTCCTTATGCTGCACCAACAGGAACTCAGGATAAATTCCGTGCTAGTTCGCCAAACTGGTATAGCACTAAGCCTATGGTTGTTCAAAAGACTTATGCAGTTCCTTTGATGACTTATGCTGAGTTGAAGTTCATCCTTTGTGAATATAATGGTTATGATGTTGCTGATTATAAAGATGGTATTAAAGCCTCACTTCAATATTGGTATGATTTGGCTGGTAAGTCAATCTCAAATACGACAATTGATGCATACGTAAATGCTGTTTCTGGAAATGTAAACGCAGAAAGCTGTGCTCTTCAGAAATATATCGATCTTTATACCAATGGTACTGAAGCTTGGACTGAAATCCGTCGTACAGGTTATCCTGAACAGTTGATTCGCCCAGGTGAAATTACATGTATCTATGATGGCTCTAAAGTTGCATTTACTCCATTGAGTGAAACTAAAGGTGATATTATTGAACGTGTTAAATATCCAACTAATGAAAGTACGCTTAATGGTGATAATTGGAAAGCTGCAGTAGCTAAACTTACTGATGGAACAAACAATTATTACAGTAAGATGTATTGGGATGTACGCGTATCTAAGTATAATCATCCAGCAAATAAATAATCTGTAGATAAGATGATTGGTCGCGAGACCAGTCTTATCTCTCTCTCTCTCTGATCTTGGGGCTGACTTTTTTGTCAGCCCCTTTTGTTGTTCAGAAAATTGTGTTATCTTTGCATCACGTTTATTACAATCAGAAGAAAAATATGATATTTAGGTGACGATGTCCTGATTCATATTATAAAAAGGATAAAAGGTAAAAAGATGAAAAAGATATTATTTGTATTGATGCTGTTTGCTTCTCTATTCGCAAATGCTCAAGCTAAGGACGTTATAGGGGAGCATTGGGTTGGTACTTGGGCTACGGCACAACAACCTGTTGTAAAGACTTTTATGCCTTACAATAATAACATGTCAAACCGTTCAGTCAGACAAATTGTTAAGGTGTCGATTGGAGGGAAGCTAATTAGATTGCAAATTAGTAATGAACTTTCCTCTGAGCCTTTAGTGATCCGCTCTGTATATATAGCTCATGCCGGTGATTCTTCGGCTGTTGATGCAAAAACGGCAAAATATTTGAAGTTTGGTAATAAGTATAATATAACAATTCCTGCAGGAAAGACAAAATTCTGTGATGCGTTAGTTTATGATTTAAAGCCTTTGCAACGGTTAGCCATAACAATTAATTATACTTCGGCACCTGCAAATCCTACGGTTCATATGGGTTCTCGGACAACAAGCTATATTATGCGTGGAGTGACGAATGCAACTAGTAACTTCTCGAATGCATTCCGTGAGAATCATTGGTTTAATATTGCTGCAATAGATGTCTTTGATGCAACAGGAAAGAGTATTGCTATCATCGGTAATTCTATTACTGATGGAAAGAATAGCACTGATAATGCTCAAAATCGTTGGCCTGATATCATGTCAGAGACATTACACTATAAACATCATATAACTAATATAGGAGTATTGAATCTTGGTATAGGTAACAACAGGGTTGTTGTTCCTGGAGGATTCGGGGCTTTGGCAAAATATCGTTTTGACCATGATATTTTAGAGCAACGTGGATTAAACTCAGTCGTAATCTTTGAGGGCGTAAATGATATCGGTGCTGCTACAAAGGGAAATAGCGAGGCTGTTGCAATGCAACTTATTGAGTCTTATGATGCAATGATAAAAAAAGCAAAGGAAAGGAAACTTAAAGTATTTCTTGGTACTATAACTCCGTTTAAGGGTGCTGGATATTATTCAATTTTTCATGATGCAGCTCGCGAAACTGTTAACCAATGGATAAGATCTC
Protein-coding sequences here:
- a CDS encoding RagB/SusD family nutrient uptake outer membrane protein, giving the protein MKKNNILYSIVLLACASISLASCDSYLDKMPDNRAEVNSEDKIASLTTSAYPTSDYILLNEYMSDNVDDMGPTFANYTSRFLDKVYSWDDATDENNESSENLWESCYKAIASANQSLKSIEEVGGPTTTKLKETKAEALLCRAYSHFILTNEFCMNYNSKTSINDLGIPYITESETTLNPKYERGTVAHDYEMIDKDIQEALPLVGDTHYTVPKYHFNSQAAYAFAARFYLFYEKWDKAAEYASVCLGASPKTMLQNWDKMQSYGVTNSLTPRCNVYIDASSNSNFLLLTSISAAGLFGGNYSYLSKYSHNTYLASTEDLLANNIYGDSHDMRCAPMTFTGSGINRVIVAKLPYMFEETDPVAKTGYYRTVYPAFKADLTLLERAEAYIMLKEYTKACDDLNTWMHNYTNSNVVLTPQNIETYYKALNYATWNAPTIKKHLYPAFAIDAEGSIQECMLQCALSFKRIETSYEGFRWFDIKRYGINIVRRTINAAGKPEAITDSLTTNDLRRAIQIPFKVREAGLQANPR
- a CDS encoding zinc-binding metallopeptidase, with translation MKKNIFYSLLLACVAMSFSACSEDNLSSESVITSDSGNNSTKTNFDEWLTVNYVQPYNIEFKYRYEYNETDKTFYTVPADYNQSVELAHIVKYTCVEAYNEVGGVEFTRRYFPKMFFLIGEFEYKNNGTMILGTAESGKKILLTGVNNLDQYKNNLNYLNELYLKTIHHEFTHILNQTKDYSSAFQLVTSTGYVADSWSVPEYSSGYLQRGFISAYSQHSHGEDFAEMLSMYITNTPEQWEAWMEEAAGTPDDPKNGRELIEAKLNMVRSYMKNSWNIDIDKLRTSVLRREYDVVADKINLSDLTIK
- a CDS encoding DUF4302 domain-containing protein, translated to MKNNIFKLLLLLLPLLVFQSCMKDQEDLFDEPSSLRMQNALDKTRKVLEGSKKGWLIDYYVGDNQQYGGYAFTVKFDSLTCTAASELSADSATSYYKLTTDDGPVLTFDTYNTVLHALATPSADNYEGFHADYEFIILSADANEVVLKGKKTGSIMKMYPLTETPSAYLSNVKSTIDNFVINGASGSVDKTSLDISVDIDNRQIEYYIKNDSTVLGSTAFTMTDKGVRLYDPIIVDGKKLQNFIFDADKTTLTCTDASNVTLKGTLPAGYFKYSDYAGDYSFTYSAPVSGKLTKLTMDVKLTPSGDGTTYKLDGLNSNFSPILKYNKSKGILELNSQVIGEYQGYNIWLCAWGIAAGGNLTWNTGAGMVLKYNSSLGAPGKLGFKWASNGYSGLTSDSFIMWLIDSNGKSAGGFVNPAWAVNGSNRFYYLDSLIKK
- a CDS encoding BACON domain-containing protein, whose translation is MKKIINLFIVLLGILVFAACSDNIDNPYARESTISVVKSNLVFPARASNGVVEFRSQGTVSASSNATWCKISVVGDTVKVDVEQNNNNEGRSTVVTLHNGTDSVNVPLVQGGLVFQLSVSSVNNSSDLATSFTYAMSANLDFNVLSAPDWITVSNTEDSLKISMTANTTGHLRSGYIKYNVGSYKDSIKVAQCDFDTDLAGDYYLVSEDGAGKLQAFNAVVSRDTISLPDLDLKIPVAFDGTSIAISTKCGQYVGTFNIAGTIYYVYTVFADATVDYWTGYNIGGAAYTAAFDYDINDGTYAEFSGTFGTNEIGTLLFAGCTSKQLNANSLKKILLEQHSPYLLKKTDSKAKIASLEKQNQLKFVLR
- a CDS encoding SusC/RagA family TonB-linked outer membrane protein, whose product is MEKRLLVFLACLFLNLGIALAQIRVSGTVTSSDDGEPITGASILVQGTKTGTVTDVDGNFQLTAPEGSVLRVSYLGMKTKDVKAATNLKIVLQSDNRTLDDVVVTALGVSREKKALGYAVSEVQGSDLIKSRGGVSNPVNALQGKVAGLQISSSSGSMGGSSKIIIRGASSLSGNNQPLFVVDGVPIEGTDYNATEVGSSDVNSTARGAGGYDYGNLVQDINPDDIENISVLKGAAASALYGSRASNGVIMITTKRGQKDQGLGVEYSSTVGFETVTKLPKLQSQYGGGYGYAGSYKASGSEADDFKTTTVNGTTYTIPDYGMDESWGPKLDGRQVVSWADLQKWEAGGKVGNPTTSPWSPATSDYRDFFKTGVSYTNNVAISKAYDNSAFRISYTNTAMTGYLPNSSQYKNTVSVNGNIMSKDKKLNVFTSVNFFNSRTKGRQDTGYGDNNIMVKFTQWGQRQLNMDELKALYLKDDGTQGSWNRGGFDDPTIQYHNNVYWSRYMNYENDSRNRIYGNVGVSYQILPQLKAQYKANLDFYADKQYERNAVYSQELSAYKESSRQQYELNHEFLLMYNQAFGDYSVTANVGANIMQRHYELIYGETKGGLAIPLYYNLANSITTPQAYNYKLEKGINSLFGDVTIGWKNMLYLEATLRGDKSSTLPKSNNTYVYPSVTASWLFSELLKDKAPWLSYGKLRAGYARVGNDTDPYQVMQTYTQYTNIDSSTPGYRLSNTLSNSNLKPESTKSWEFGLETSFLNNRLGFDLTYYTTKTSNEILPLSVSGSTGYIYKMINSGTIENKGVEFAFHATPVKTRNFEWTTNITLASNKNTVKSLAEGVDYYRIANAPFKVEIGAVVGKPYGVIMGTNYVYDKNGNKCVDSNGLYMSTSGNEDIGHIYPDFTGGWSNSFKWGNFDASFQFDFSKGGHFFSTTQMWGYYCGMFAETAANGVREKGIISDGVVYGTGEKNTVRVSARDYYENYYNGPAAQNILRSDYIKLREVTVGYTFKLNPVWFIKSLRLSAYGRNLGVWGPDCKNFDPEMIVTSSGNIQGIEGGATPMVANYGLTVNLKF
- a CDS encoding SusD/RagB family nutrient-binding outer membrane lipoprotein; protein product: MNNFLKYIFLGSLCLTAVSCSDLDQMNVSPNSTSDVPSNMLMEGAEKWAMDNIYDVWFSGRQCLPYSQQWSQRNYTEEDRYQVRESTNNSYFNYLYMGMANFDKVVKLNSDDATKVKNATFGANENQIAAAMIMKVWLMDVITDTWGNVPYSDISKLESDNIMYCKYDDQKDIYAGMIKDLTTAVNMIDASQSAFTSGDIIFGGDASKWKKFGNSLKCRLAIHLSKVDPNWKSYIADALKSGVMESNDDAAKFTYVASGSDYCQFYKGFFTDGRNDFTIARPLVDIMKGQRDSLNNKQHPWEGTLDPRLSVYTTPNADGVYQGIPYAAPTGTQDKFRASSPNWYSTKPMVVQKTYAVPLMTYAELKFILCEYNGYDVADYKDGIKASLQYWYDLAGKSISNTTIDAYVNAVSGNVNAESCALQKYIDLYTNGTEAWTEIRRTGYPEQLIRPGEITCIYDGSKVAFTPLSETKGDIIERVKYPTNESTLNGDNWKAAVAKLTDGTNNYYSKMYWDVRVSKYNHPANK
- a CDS encoding GDSL-type esterase/lipase family protein — encoded protein: MKKILFVLMLFASLFANAQAKDVIGEHWVGTWATAQQPVVKTFMPYNNNMSNRSVRQIVKVSIGGKLIRLQISNELSSEPLVIRSVYIAHAGDSSAVDAKTAKYLKFGNKYNITIPAGKTKFCDALVYDLKPLQRLAITINYTSAPANPTVHMGSRTTSYIMRGVTNATSNFSNAFRENHWFNIAAIDVFDATGKSIAIIGNSITDGKNSTDNAQNRWPDIMSETLHYKHHITNIGVLNLGIGNNRVVVPGGFGALAKYRFDHDILEQRGLNSVVIFEGVNDIGAATKGNSEAVAMQLIESYDAMIKKAKERKLKVFLGTITPFKGAGYYSIFHDAARETVNQWIRSQKEKVDGILDFDELLRDPEDHSRMQKNLQSDWLHPNIEGYRLMGEYAANIIK